Part of the Methanobacteriaceae archaeon genome is shown below.
TAAAGTGGCATTGATATGGAGGCGGTAAAATTTCGCGAAAATTAAATCTAGTTTTCGTATTATCATTATGTTTAGCTTTTTTAAGCTTTAGTGGAATTCACGCCACTGACGTGAATCAAACATCACTGGAAAACGCAAATAGTACCAGTGGTGGAACAATACAAAATCCAACTAACACTACAAACCAAACAACAAGTAAAACACTTAGTACCAGCAGTGATTCAGTAATTGACAACAGTAGCAGCAGTGTTAAAAACAATACAACTTATTACAACGTAACAGTTAAAGTACCCTACCAGTACTGGTATAAGGCCAAAGTCAAAGTAGCACATAGCAAGTATGTAAACCAGAAAGTAAAGGTAAAATACAAGTCATACTACAAGGTTAAGTACAAATACCACGGAAAATGGTATATCAAAAACAAATACACCTGGAAATACAAGTACGTCTATAAAACAGTGCAAAAAACTTACTACACCTATACTTACAAGTGGACCTACCAGATCAGATACAAAACAGAAACCAAATTAACAACAACTAAACCAACATCATCATCACAATCAATCAGCAGCGATCCCTACCTTAGTTCCAGTAAAAATTGTCAGGTAACGGACTCAACTATACAATCAATGGCCAAAAAAATAACCAGCGGCGCAACCACTTACACTGCCAAAGCAACCAAGATCTTCAACTGGGTCAGAGATAATTTAGCATACAGCTTTTACTACAATACCAAATACGGAGCTGTAAAAACTCTTCAATACAAAAAAGGAAACTGTGTAGATCACTCACACCTTATGAATGCTTTGATGAGAGCTGTGGGAATAAAAACCCAGTATGTGCACGTTAATGCTAAATTTACCAGTGGAAGTACTTACGGTCACGTCTTTTCCGAAGCATATGTCAATGGAAAATGGGTAAAAGCAGATGCTACCAGTTCCAAAAACAGTTTTGGTGTAATTAAGAGTTGGACACTTTCTAAATTCAAGGGCTATTATTCATCATTGCCCTTTTAAATATTAGGGATTTTCCCTAATACTTTTTTTATTTTAAAATCAAGCATTTTTACTAAATAGTTTTTATTAAAAGTTTTAATTTTATTAAATAATCTTTTTAAGAGCTTTTTTAACTATTTTAATACCAATAATATTCCTAATTTATTTTAAATACTCTTATTTGTTTTAAATTGTTTTTAGAATCATAATAGGATATATAAAAAAATTATTGACTATTAATTTTACTTAATAAATTTAATCATTACTCCATGAAAATATTTATAGTATTTAATACTCAAATTAAAAACTATATAAAAGTAAAATATGAGGAGGGTTTTTATGGAAAAGAAAATGAATTTTTTAGCAGTACTAACTGTTCTGTTCATGGTTTGTGCAATTGTTCAAGTTGCAGAACCTGCAGTTGCTGCAAAAACTACTCAAAAAGCATTTAAAGTAGACCAGGGAACCAAATATTTTTATAGTGGCCAAAGTGGGCCTATGAAAATGTCATGGAAAACTTATCTATATCTTCCTAGTAACAATAGAAAAATATACCAAACATTTTATGTGAAAGATAATGGAAGATCCAGTGGGCACTGGGTAGTAAGTTGGCATGAAATTATCACCCTACAAAAGATTTCTAAAACTAAAATGAAAATCACAGACTACAGTGACAGTGAATTAGGCCCAGGGACAACCGTTACTTATAAAAACACCAAATTAAGTACCAGAAAATACTACTGGTATGTTTATCGTCCAGCTATGCTCAGAAACCTCAGTTAAATTCATTAATTTTTTTATTTTTTTATCTAATTAAAAAATAATATTTTAAAATAATATTTGAATTTTTATAAAATAGGATATACAAATATAACTGATTAATTCTTAGCTAATATCCTCAATAGAACTTATTTTACCGTCTTGGAACTTTAATACAGTCCTGCCTTTAAGTTCAACTTTTTCTCCTTTAGAAGGGCCTTCAGGAACATCCACTGCCAAAATACCCATAAAATTGATTTTAATATCCGCAACATCCTCATCAAATTCAATTTCATCGATTTTAAGTTCCCTCTTTTCAAATAAACTAACTGCTTGGCGGGCCTGATTAATAAAAGCTTTTTTGCCATTTAAAGATAGTGTGACATGGCCCTGAGAAATATTTTTGAATTCTACATCTTCATGGAGATAGGAAACCATTTTATCCACATCAAATTCATTATAAGATTTGAAATACTTTTCGACCATTAATTTCTTTTCTTGATTTTCCATAATATGACCTTGTTAGTGATTTAGTAAATGATTATCAAATTAACTTAACTATTTAACATTCATAGTTAATTATATTTTTGTTGAATATATTATTTCTAATTTAAAATCTATTACATTAAACTCTGCATTAATTATTTATAAACATCCCCCCAATATTAATGCTATGCCAAGGGAAAGTATTTACAAACGATACCAGCCAGAAAATAGGCCTAATCATGAAAAAGACTCTAAAGCATACTGGTTTGTTTTTAATTCTGATAAGATATTAATAAATGTTAAAAATAATACTATCCCTTTTATAAAAGACTTGGAAGAATTTAATCTTAACCCTCTGAGAAAAATATATTTAGGAACTCTTATGGGCCATTCCTGCTATGCTGCCGAAGTTGAAGATACAGCTTATCCTGAAGGTTGGGATTTTAAGGATTTAAGATACATTTACTCAAACTTAGAAGAAGATATATACCTTTTAGCCGGTAGAGCAATCCAAATAATTAACTGGGATAAAAATCACCAGTTTTGTGGTAAATGTGGCACTCCCACAGAAACCATGGATGAAGAAATGGCCAAATTTTGCCCAGAATGTGGATTTACCAGTTTTACTCGTCTCTCACCAGCAGTTATAACAGCCATTGTTAAAGATAGAAGATTGCTCATGGCCAAACACACTTACACTCGCTCCAACATGTATGGCCTTATTGCCGGGTTTGTAGAAGCTGGAGAAACCTTAGAAGAAGCAGTGAAAAGAGAAACTATGGAAGAAGTGGGTTTGAAAGTGAAAAATATTAAATATTTTGGAAGTCAGCCCTGGCCTTTCCCCCATTCTTTGATGATTGGTTTTACTGCGGAGTATGAAAGTGGTGAAATAACTGTTGATGGTGAGGAAATTGCTCATGCTAAATGGTTTGGTGTGAATGAGCTTCCAGTGATGCCTTCCCGAATCAGCATTGCTCGGGAACTGATTGATTGGTTTGTGGAGAATTATTCTGACTCTTTTTAAAATCTAATTTTAAATTAAAACATATATCATAACAAACAAAAATCAAACAATAATATTAAACTTAATGAATCTCACTAGGAGGAATTTTATGGGACATGAACAAGTAGATGTTAAAATTGATGAAGACTTCTTTATTTGTGTGGATGAAGGAATGGAAGGTATAATAAAGAACTTCTTTCACTGGGAAATTGAGACATGCAATTCTTGCATCGATTATAAAGGAATGGTATGGATAGAGTTTTGTGAATATGGTGATTGGGAACAATTTCTTCAATTAGCTCTCCGCCATAATATAGAATCAAAGGGAGCAAACAGCGAAAAAGAAACACTCTGGGATTTTCTCCAGGAAAAATCAAATGTAAATTTAGTATTTGATGAAGAATTAATAGAAGACCCTAACCATGAAGAAAATACTATTGGAACTGGTATTTTACTTATTTTAGTGGGCCTGAAATTCCCTAAAGAATTATTATCTGAATTTAAAGAATTATTCTTTGAGGTATTCCCTCCAGAATAAATTTTTATTTATTTTTAATATTTAATTTATCTAATAAGTAAAGAAAAATAAAAAATAAAATTGAATTTAAAAAATTGGAATAAATTAGAATTTAGATTTAGAATTTAAAATTAATGTTTTTCTAAATTATCCTTTTAATTTAGCGGCCTCATCTGCAGATAAATCCTTATAGAAATCCTCAAACTGCTTGGCCAGTCCCCGGTAGTGAGGAGCATAGGCCTTGTAGAACCTTAATCTATCAGCAGGAATTCCTTCATTAGCCACAAATTCAGATAATTCTTTTATTTTGGCCTTATGTGCTTCTAACATGCACTCATCAGGATATTCGGCCATCAAGATACCATCAGCCCCATGATTAAAGGCAAACATTATATGTTCTGGCATTATTCTATTTATGGAAGGTATTTTAATTATGCGGATGGCCTCTGGATAACTTACCCGATTATTTCCAATGGTATCGGCAGCAGTATAACCTACATTATCCAGGAAGGTTAGAATTCTAACTTCACCCTCTTTTTTATCCGCAAGCAGGCCTTCAATTTGAGCATAAAGTTCATGGTCATTTAATCCTTTTATTTCGATGGCATCCTCTGGACAGACCCCAGCACAGGCTCCACATCCCCTACAAGCCATAGGATCAATGGACATGAATTCTTCATCCTGATAAACTGCCTTAAATCCACAAATTTCTCTGCATTTGCCGCAATGAGAGCAGCGAGAAGTTTTAATAATGGCCACCGGAGGTTCAGCTTCCGTTCCGCACTTAATCTGTTCCGATACTTTAGCTGCCGCAGCATTGGCCTGGGAAACACTATCTGTAATGTCTTTAGGGCCTTGAGCAGTTCCACAGACAAAAATCCTTTCCACATCAGTATTCGCGGGCTTGATTTTAGAATGCTTTTCTTTAATAAAGAGGTCCTGACTTAAACCTACATTAAGTTTTTTGGCCAGATCCATAGTCCCTTCAGATGGTTCAATGGCTTCAGAAAGTACCACCATATCTGTTTCAATTTCTAATGGCTTTCTTTGAAGGGTATCTTCCACTCGCACTACCAGTTGGCCATTACGTTGGGAAACTTCACCGGGCCTGCCCCGAATCAGTTTAATACCTTTATCTTGAACATATCTAAGGTAGTTCTCATACATTCCTGGTGTTCGAAGATCAGTATAACATATCACTACTTCTGTTTCTGGAAACTTCTCTCTGATGATACTGGCATGCTTTAGGGCAACCATACAGCAAACTTTAGAGCAGTATCTTTTCCCACCAGTTTTCTCATCCCTAGAACCAGTACATTGTATCATGACTACTCTTTTAGGGACTTTTTCATCAGAGATTTTTTGCAACTTTCCCAGTGTTGGGCCATTTACCCCCAGTATACGAGCCAGGTCCATCTGAGAAATAACATCATCAAAACGTTCATAACCGTATTCCGGTCTTTTGGTAAGATCAAAGCTCTCATGACCTGTAGCAATAATTACACTACCTGCTTTTAATGAAATAACCTCTGATTTAAGTGAAAAATCAATAGCATCCATATTACATTCTTTCTGACATTTTCCACATTTTATGCAGTTTTCCACATCAATGGTGTAAACATCAGGAACTGCCTGGGAAAATGGTTTATAAATGGCCTTACGCATGGTCATCTTCTGGTTCCATTCATCAGGAACTTCCACTGGACACACATCTACGCAGTTTCCACAGGCAATACAGCGGTCTTCATGGACAAAACTAGTATCCTTTTCCAGAATAAGGTTGAAGTAACTGGATCGCCTACCAGCCCTTAGTAAGTGAGTTTTAGTCATTATCTGGATGTTTTTATGGTTAACTACATCATTTATTATGGGATTTAAAATACATAGGGAGCATTCTTCGGCCAGTTTTTCTGGAGAGAATACTTTTCCTATTTTTACCATATTTCCCCCAATAGTTGGGTTTTTTTCGATAATAGTAACTTTAACTCCTTGATTAGCAAGTGACAAAGCCGCAGTTATTCCCGAAATTCCTCCTCCAAATATAGCTGCACTTTTTTCAGTGCGGCTAATAATCTTTTTCAATGGACGGGCCTTTTTGACCTTTTCCACACCGGCCTGAGTTAATCCAATGGCCTTAGGAGTAGCTTTTTCCATATCCGAATGGACCCAAGAGCATTGTTCCCGAATGTTTACCATTTCCACCATGTAAGGATTTAATGGATCTGCATAGTTTTGAAAAGTCCTGAGGTGGGTAAGAGGAGAGCAAGCAGCAATTACCACTCGATCCAAATCCTGATCAATTATTTCTTCCCGAATATGGCGACGGCAGTTAAGAGAACATAGGTTCTCATAGTCTTCCACAAAATCAGCGTTGATACTGGATTTAAGTTCTTCAATATCAACTTTGTCAGATATGTTTCCTCCACACCGACATATGAAGACCCCTACTTTTTCACCAGCCGTTTTAGCAGAGCTCTTGGCCTTATTTTTATAATCTCTGGTTTTTTGATCCCGGTTATCAGCATCAGGACTAATTTGCAGAGTTTTTGAATTTGTGCTCATGATATCAGATCAATTTTTAATCTAATTGTAAATTAATAAATTTTTAAGTTTTTGAAATTCTATTATTGAATTTTAATATAATTAATCTTCAATTGTTCAAATAAATATCTTCCAAATAAATATCTTCCAAATAAATATTGTTCAAATAACAATAATCTTCAAATAAATTTCATTATATGTCCTTAATTTTCTCCAGTAACCCTTCAACCGGTACGCTGTGGGTCTGTATACCCAGTACTTTGTAAGGGTCGGCACCCATTCCCAAGGCCGCCATCTGGGCCACACTTAAATGAACCAAATTGAGTTTTCTACCCAGTTCCTTCTCCAAAACCGGTTGATAACGGTCTAATTGAGTCTGACAGTTGGGACACATATGTAATAATAAATCTGCTTCTCCTTCTAGGGCCAATAGTTTATCAGCTGTGGCAGACATAGATAATTCCTTGTTAGCAAATATTTGACTAAACCCAGCACCACATGTTGCTTTTTTAAAGTCGTACCATTCCACCACTTCTCCTCCAAAGGCCTCTGCAATTTCATCCAGTAGCATGGGATTTCTAAAATCCGTCAGAGAATCCTCAGTATAAATTTTACAGTAGTGACAGGCATGATGAGTGGCTATCTTAATATTAGAAAAGTCCTTTTTAATTTTTGGTGCAAGTTCATTTATTTTAGAATATAATATTTCCACCATGTGGAATACATTATTCTCGCTACTTAAATCATTAACCTCATATTTCATGTGGGATAACCCTGCCCTTTCTAGAATCCCATTTATCTCATTTCGAGCCCCTGTATTGTTATTTAGTAAATTAATGGATTTTTTTAGTATGGCATAGCAGGTGGAACATAGTGTCACAATATTTTCATGTCCAGTACTTCTGGCCAGAAATATATTACGGGCTGCTACAGCCGAGGTTGAAACCTGATCAAAAAGGTCGTAATAATGACCTAAACCCGTACAGCAGGATTGATTAGGATCTATAGTATAATCGATTCCCAATTTATCAAATACATACTTAGTGGATGATTCTACTCCAGGATACTCCACATTTACCATGCAGCTTTTAAATAGGAAAATATTCTTATCAGGAATGTTTTTCATCGTATCTTACCCGTTATAAATTTTTAATTGAGTTATAAATTTGGTGTTATAATTTAAAGGATTTTAATTTATAGTCTTTTGGTAATTAAATAAAATAAAGAATTATAATGATTCTCCTGCTTCTTTAAATGTTTTTAATCGTTTTTTGAATCCGGATTCGATGAGTATGTTCTTTACTTCTTCTTGGTCTTCTCCAGTTAAGATGTATTCACCCAGACCCAATTCATCCCTGATATCTTCTAATTTGTCTTTAAATTCCCTGTATTTTTCACCAAAGTCATTGGCCCTTATTTCAAAAAAGTCAGTAGGTATTAATCCTACCCCAAATTCCATGAAACTGTAACCATAGGTTAGAAACTGGTATATCCTTTCGTTTTTTCCCCCAATTTGGAGTACTTTTTGCCTTAGAATCTGGTTAACTTGAGAGGGACTATTATTTACCGGGCAGTTACTCTGACAGGTATAACAGTAAAAACAGTTCCAGATATCCGGGTTTTCCAAAATTTCCTCGTTATCATCCAGAACCATTTTTACCATTTCTCGAGGATCATAATTACTGTGACGAGCAGCAGGACAGTTAGACGTACACATACCACACTGAATGCAGCGATTTAATCCCAGGTCGGCCGAAGCTCTGTAATCTTTTTTGATTTCTTCAACCAGGCCATTAGAACAGCTATTTATTTCTTTTTTTATCATTTTTCTAAAGCCTCTAAAGTTAGATTTATGACTGTCTTATTAATTATGGTTATTTAT
Proteins encoded:
- a CDS encoding transglutaminase-like domain-containing protein, translated to MNQTSLENANSTSGGTIQNPTNTTNQTTSKTLSTSSDSVIDNSSSSVKNNTTYYNVTVKVPYQYWYKAKVKVAHSKYVNQKVKVKYKSYYKVKYKYHGKWYIKNKYTWKYKYVYKTVQKTYYTYTYKWTYQIRYKTETKLTTTKPTSSSQSISSDPYLSSSKNCQVTDSTIQSMAKKITSGATTYTAKATKIFNWVRDNLAYSFYYNTKYGAVKTLQYKKGNCVDHSHLMNALMRAVGIKTQYVHVNAKFTSGSTYGHVFSEAYVNGKWVKADATSSKNSFGVIKSWTLSKFKGYYSSLPF
- a CDS encoding nuclear transport factor 2 family protein; the encoded protein is MENQEKKLMVEKYFKSYNEFDVDKMVSYLHEDVEFKNISQGHVTLSLNGKKAFINQARQAVSLFEKRELKIDEIEFDEDVADIKINFMGILAVDVPEGPSKGEKVELKGRTVLKFQDGKISSIEDIS
- the nudC gene encoding NAD(+) diphosphatase, producing MPRESIYKRYQPENRPNHEKDSKAYWFVFNSDKILINVKNNTIPFIKDLEEFNLNPLRKIYLGTLMGHSCYAAEVEDTAYPEGWDFKDLRYIYSNLEEDIYLLAGRAIQIINWDKNHQFCGKCGTPTETMDEEMAKFCPECGFTSFTRLSPAVITAIVKDRRLLMAKHTYTRSNMYGLIAGFVEAGETLEEAVKRETMEEVGLKVKNIKYFGSQPWPFPHSLMIGFTAEYESGEITVDGEEIAHAKWFGVNELPVMPSRISIARELIDWFVENYSDSF
- the hdrA gene encoding ferredoxin:CoB-CoM heterodisulfide reductase subunit HdrA produces the protein MSTNSKTLQISPDADNRDQKTRDYKNKAKSSAKTAGEKVGVFICRCGGNISDKVDIEELKSSINADFVEDYENLCSLNCRRHIREEIIDQDLDRVVIAACSPLTHLRTFQNYADPLNPYMVEMVNIREQCSWVHSDMEKATPKAIGLTQAGVEKVKKARPLKKIISRTEKSAAIFGGGISGITAALSLANQGVKVTIIEKNPTIGGNMVKIGKVFSPEKLAEECSLCILNPIINDVVNHKNIQIMTKTHLLRAGRRSSYFNLILEKDTSFVHEDRCIACGNCVDVCPVEVPDEWNQKMTMRKAIYKPFSQAVPDVYTIDVENCIKCGKCQKECNMDAIDFSLKSEVISLKAGSVIIATGHESFDLTKRPEYGYERFDDVISQMDLARILGVNGPTLGKLQKISDEKVPKRVVMIQCTGSRDEKTGGKRYCSKVCCMVALKHASIIREKFPETEVVICYTDLRTPGMYENYLRYVQDKGIKLIRGRPGEVSQRNGQLVVRVEDTLQRKPLEIETDMVVLSEAIEPSEGTMDLAKKLNVGLSQDLFIKEKHSKIKPANTDVERIFVCGTAQGPKDITDSVSQANAAAAKVSEQIKCGTEAEPPVAIIKTSRCSHCGKCREICGFKAVYQDEEFMSIDPMACRGCGACAGVCPEDAIEIKGLNDHELYAQIEGLLADKKEGEVRILTFLDNVGYTAADTIGNNRVSYPEAIRIIKIPSINRIMPEHIMFAFNHGADGILMAEYPDECMLEAHKAKIKELSEFVANEGIPADRLRFYKAYAPHYRGLAKQFEDFYKDLSADEAAKLKG
- the hdrB gene encoding ferredoxin:CoB-CoM heterodisulfide reductase subunit HdrB, with translation MKNIPDKNIFLFKSCMVNVEYPGVESSTKYVFDKLGIDYTIDPNQSCCTGLGHYYDLFDQVSTSAVAARNIFLARSTGHENIVTLCSTCYAILKKSINLLNNNTGARNEINGILERAGLSHMKYEVNDLSSENNVFHMVEILYSKINELAPKIKKDFSNIKIATHHACHYCKIYTEDSLTDFRNPMLLDEIAEAFGGEVVEWYDFKKATCGAGFSQIFANKELSMSATADKLLALEGEADLLLHMCPNCQTQLDRYQPVLEKELGRKLNLVHLSVAQMAALGMGADPYKVLGIQTHSVPVEGLLEKIKDI
- a CDS encoding 4Fe-4S dicluster domain-containing protein, which encodes MIKKEINSCSNGLVEEIKKDYRASADLGLNRCIQCGMCTSNCPAARHSNYDPREMVKMVLDDNEEILENPDIWNCFYCYTCQSNCPVNNSPSQVNQILRQKVLQIGGKNERIYQFLTYGYSFMEFGVGLIPTDFFEIRANDFGEKYREFKDKLEDIRDELGLGEYILTGEDQEEVKNILIESGFKKRLKTFKEAGESL